CTCGGTCAGCGCCTCGGCCGTCAGGCGTGCATCGCCCTGGGCCGCGATTTCGGCCGGGAAATACCGACCGACGGCCGCGCCTTCGACATCAACATGCGCGATGCGGGTCTCTGCGCCTACGTAATCGTTGGAATGGAAGGTTGAGTTGAAGCCAAGCCGCGCGCCAAGCACGACCATCACATCTGCCTCTTTCGTCAGGCGGCTGGCTACGCGGTTGCCGCGTGGTCCGGCTTGTCCGGCAAACCAGGGATGGCCGTGGCGCATCACATCGGCATGGCCGGTCGAGGCCACAACGGGCACTTCCAGAGTTTCGGCCAGCGCGGTCAGCGCATCGCGGCCCGCACCCCATTTGAAACCACCCCCGGCAAAGATCACCGGGCGTACGGCCCCGGCCAGCAACGCGGCAATGGCGCTAACGTCGGCAGGCGCGGCAGGACCCGGACGAGCAAGCGCAAGCGGTTTGGGATAAATGGCAGGGATCTCTTCGGCAAAGAGGTCGCGCGGGACGTGCAGTACAACGGGGCCACGGCGACCCGTGTTGGCCAGACGGATGGCATCTTCAAGCATCGGGGCCAGTCGCGACGGGTCGGTTACCATTACCGAGCGTTTGCAGATCGGTGCAAACAAAGCGACCTGATCAACCTCCTGAAAGGTGTCCTTGGCCTGATCCGCGCGGGTGATCGCGCCTGCAATGACAACCATCGGTGAATAGGCAAGGTGCGCTTCGGCCACGGCGGTGACGATGTTCACCACACCCGGACCTGCCTGCGCGCCCAGCACAACTCCGGGTTTGCCTGTCATGCGCGCCCAGGCATCGGCCATATGACCTGCGGCACGCTCATCCCGCGCACCGACATAGGCGATCTCTCTGCCCTTATGCATCGCGTCGTAAAGTTCGAGCATCGAGCCGCCCAAAAGGCCGAACACAGTGTCGATCCCGTTGGCCTTCAAGACGCGGTAGACGGCCTCGCCGCCGTTGATATGTGTCATGTCTTAGTCCTCAGCTTTTGGGCGCAGGTTGTCGGGATCAAACAATGGCGCGTCATGAATTGTCACCGGATAGGTTTCATTCAAAATCCGGAC
This Ruegeria pomeroyi DSS-3 DNA region includes the following protein-coding sequences:
- a CDS encoding thiamine pyrophosphate-binding protein yields the protein MTHINGGEAVYRVLKANGIDTVFGLLGGSMLELYDAMHKGREIAYVGARDERAAGHMADAWARMTGKPGVVLGAQAGPGVVNIVTAVAEAHLAYSPMVVIAGAITRADQAKDTFQEVDQVALFAPICKRSVMVTDPSRLAPMLEDAIRLANTGRRGPVVLHVPRDLFAEEIPAIYPKPLALARPGPAAPADVSAIAALLAGAVRPVIFAGGGFKWGAGRDALTALAETLEVPVVASTGHADVMRHGHPWFAGQAGPRGNRVASRLTKEADVMVVLGARLGFNSTFHSNDYVGAETRIAHVDVEGAAVGRYFPAEIAAQGDARLTAEALTEAGERPNCDAWRERFRADMDSLLAERAEEALVETLPMHPRRALGELRNTLPEDAIVTLDTGNTCLQAADRLAHYAPMSLITPLDFGLVGFGLAAAIGAKAAAPERPVVAIMGDGAVGYTMIEIQTAISHKLPITIVVLDNEAWGAEKAYQQEFYGGRLLGAEIESPRFDKFAELCGGKGIWVDGPGGMGSALQEAIASGQTTVIQAKIDPGALMTLRKDLFKAPQKEAKA